A genome region from Bemisia tabaci chromosome 3, PGI_BMITA_v3 includes the following:
- the Las gene encoding lipoyl synthase, mitochondrial translates to MLSRVTNECRAPLLVSGSKLESLRSKSSLPEKLREKIANGPDLGHFIKGSVEDKEPQDWSQYDGKLRREKGETERLRLPPWFKTKVPSGQNFTRIRDELRNLNLHTVCEEARCPNIGECWGGGSHGTATATIMLLGDTCTRGCRFCSVKTARAPPPPDPNEPVNTATAIVKWGLDYVVLTSVDRDDLPDGGSKHFAETVKEIKRQKSSILVECLVPDFRGDADCVKTIAESGLDVFAHNVETVESLTPFVRDRRANYRQTMDVLKLAKELNPDLVTKSSIMLGLGETDEQVRQTMEDLRTAGVDCVTLGQYLQPTQRHLKVNEYVRPERFKHWEEVGNEMGFLYTASGPLVRSSYKAGEFFISSIIKMRKASSA, encoded by the exons ATGTTATCACGAGTTACGAATGAATGTCGCGCTCCACTTTTGGTCAGTGGCTCTAAATTAGAG agtttGCGTAGCAAGTCGTCTCTTCCCGAGAAGCTACGAGAAAAAATAGCTAATGGTCCAGACTTAGGACATTTCATCAAAGGGTCAGTCGAAGACAAGGAGCCACAAGATTGGTCACAATATGATGGGAAGCTGCGCAGAGAGAAAGGAGAGACTGAACGACTGCGACTTCCACCTTGGTTCAAAACTAAAGTGCCGAGTGGTCAGAATTTTACTCGAATCAGGGATGAGCTAAGAAATTTGAATCTGCACACAGTTTGTGAGGAGGCACGCTGTCCCAACATTGGAGAATGCTGGGGTGGTGGTAGTCATGGCACAGCCACCGCCACAATCATG TTGCTAGGTGACACATGTACAAGAGGTTGCAGATTTTGTAGTGTGAAAACAGCGCGAGCTCCACCTCCACCGGACCCCAACGAGCCAGTCAATACAGCCACTGCTATCGTAAAATGGGGGCTGGACTATGTTGTCCTCACATCAGTTGATAGAGATG atttgccGGATGGAGGCTCCAAACATTTTGCAGAGACTGTGAAAGAAATCAAGAGACA GAAAAGTAGTATTCTAGTTGAGTGTCTGGTACCGGATTTTCGTGGTGATGCAGATTGCGTGAAGACAATTGCCGAGTCAGGACTGGATGTTTTCGCTCACAATGTTGAGACGGTGGAATCTCTCACACCATTTGTTCGAGATCGCAGAGCTAACTATAGGCAAACGATGGATGTTCTAAAGCTAGCTAAAGAGCTAAACCCGGATCTAGTCACCAAATCATCAATTATGCTCGGTCTTGGAGAGACAGATGAACAAGTTAGGCAAACAATGGAAG ATCTGCGGACTGCAGGAGTGGACTGTGTAACCTTAGGCCAATACTTGCAGCCAACCCAAAGGCATTTGAAGGTCAACGAGTACGTAAGACCTGAAAGATTCAAGCACTGGGAAGAGGTTGGCAATGAAATGGGTTTCCTCTACACTGCTAGTGGACCCCTTGTTCGCAGTTCTTACAAAGCTGGTGAATTCTTCATCTCAAGTATCATTAAAATGCGGAAAGCCTCATCTGCTTGA